Proteins encoded within one genomic window of Ovis aries strain OAR_USU_Benz2616 breed Rambouillet chromosome 1, ARS-UI_Ramb_v3.0, whole genome shotgun sequence:
- the ARL14 gene encoding ADP-ribosylation factor-like protein 14 → MGLLNSKKPKAKQARILLLGLDSAGKSTLLYKLKLDKDIVTIPTVGFNVEMIELAKGVSLTVWDIGGQEKMRATWGLYCENTDGLVYVVDSTDTRRLEDSRKEFEHILKNEYIKNVPVVLLANKQDVPGALSAEDITRMFKVKQLCSDRNWCVQPCCAVTGDGLMEGFQKLTGFVKSQMRSRGDTLAFFKQH, encoded by the coding sequence ATGGGTCTGCTGAATTCTAAAAAGCCCAAAGCCAAGCAAGCCCgaattcttcttctgggacttgaCTCTGCTGGGAAGTCTACCCTTCTTTACAAACTGAAGCTTGATAAGGATATTGTGACTATCCCAACAGTAGGTTTCAATGTGGAGATGATTGAGTTGGCAAAGGGTGTCTCGCTCACGGTCTGGGACATCGGAGGACAAGAGAAAATGAGAGCCACGTGGGGCCTCTACTGTGAGAACACTGATGGGCTAGTGTATGTTGTGGACAGTACGGACACACGGCGACTAGAAGACTCCAGGAAAGAGTTTGAGCACATCTTGAAGAATGAGTACATTAAAAATGTGCCTGTGGTCCTGTTAGCCAACAAACAAGATGTGCCTGGAGCTCTAAGTGCCGAGGACATCACCAGGATGTTCAAAGTGAAGCAACTCTGCAGTGACCGGAACTGGTGTGTGCAGCCCTGCTGTGCCGTCACTGGGGATGGACTAATGGAGGGGTTCCAGAAGTTAACTGGATTTGTGAAAAGCCAGATGAGATCAAGAGGAGACACTTTAGCATTCTTCAAGCAGCACTGA